A window of Longimicrobium sp. genomic DNA:
CTGGAGCGGGTGGAGGTCATCCCCAACCCGTCGGCCCGGCAGGATCCCGAGGGGATGGCGGGGATCATCAACATCGTCCTCAAGCAGAACGTGGACCTGGGCGTGAGCGGCGGGATGACGCTGGCCGCGTCCACCGCCGACCGCTACACCGCCGCCGGGAACCTGGGCTACCAGGTCGGCAAGGTCACGCTCTTCGCCAGCTACGGCTTCAACACCGACGACCGCTCGATGGCGGGGATCAACGACCGCACGCGCCTGGCCTCCAGCACGCCGCTGAGCTACACCGAGCAGGACCTGAGCGGGTCCAACGGCAACTGGGGCCACAACTTCAACGGCACCCTGGACTACCGGCTGAGCCAGCGGAACTCGCTCTACACCGGCCTCCAGGTGAACGTCCGTGGAGCGACCGACGCCTCGCTCAGCGACTACGACGAGCTCGACGCCACCCACTCGCTGATCGACCAGTACCAGCGCATCCGCGACTCCAACGCGAACGGCCGGATGTTCGACTTCAACGCGGGCTTCCGCCGCACCCTGCAGCCGCAGCGGCACGAGCTCACGGCCGAGGTGCGCTTCAACCGCGCCGAGGACGAAGACCGCACGAACCTGTGGCGGCAGCCGTTCGCCAGCACCACCACCCTGCTCGACCGGGAGGTCGACCGCACCGACGCGGTCACGCAGCAGCTGACCGCGCAGCTCGACTACACGCGCATGCTCGGCGAGCACACCAAGCTGGAGACGGGCTACAAGGGATACGCCCGCTGGCACGACCGCGACTTCAACGTGCTGAAGGACTCGCTGGGGACGGGCAACTGGACGCCCAGCGACCTCAGCAACGAGCTGGCGCTCGACGAGCAGGTGAACGCCGTCTACGGCGTGGTGAGCCAGACCGCGGGCAAGTTCGAGCTGCAGGGCGGGCTGCGCGCCGAGTACGCCGGGCGCACCTTCTCGCTGGCCAGCACCGGCGAGGAGTTCCCGCACGACTACTGGAGCGTGTTCCCCAGCGGGCTGGTCGCCTGGAACTTCAGCCAGCACGACCAGGTCAAGCTGAGCTACTCGCGCCGCATCCGCCGTCCGGGCACGCAGGAACTGAACCCGTTCCCGGTGTTCTTCGACCTGCAGAACGTCTTCCTGGGCAACCCGCAGCTGAACCCCGAGTACACCGACGCCGTCGAGCTGGGCTTCCAGCACTCGGCGCGGATCGGCTCGCTGCAGTTCTCGCCCTTCTATCGCCGCACCACCGACGTCATCCGCTTCATCGTCAACACGGCCGACACGGTGGCGGGGCGCGAGGTCACGTCGGTGAGCTTCAAGAACCTCGACACGGGCACCTCGTGGGGCGCCGACCTGAACGGCTCGCTGCGCTACGGTCCGTTCAGCGGGCTGGCGGGGCTCAACGTCTTCACCATGGTGACGGAGGGCGGGAGCGGCGAGGCCGACCTGGCGTCGCGGGCGGTGGCCTGGTCGGGGCGGGTGAACGGCACCTTCAACCTGTCCCCGCGCACCTCGCTCACGGCGATGTACTTCTACCGCTCGCCGATGAACATCGAGCGCGGCCGGTTCGACGCCTTCGGCTTCGCCAACTTCTCGCTGCGCCAGAAGGTGTACGGCGACAAGGCCACCGTCACCCTGCGCGTGTCGGACCCGTTCAACCAGCAGCGCTTCCGCGTCCGCGCGGGCGACGACAACATCATCCAGCTCACGGAGCGCCAGTTCACCTCGCGCGCGGTGCACGTGACCTTCCAGTACAACTTCGGCCGCCCGCCGCGCGCGCGCCCGCAGCGCCCGCAGGAGCAGCAGCCCCAGCCCGCCACCCCCTTCGGCGGCAGCTGAGGCGGGACGGTGGAAGCAGGCGGAACGACGAAGGGCCCCTCGCGCGAGGGGCCCTTCGTCATCCTGCATCGCTCGACGTGCCCCGGGCAGACCCGCGTCGGTCAGCCGCTGGCAATCGCCATCACCCGGCGCGATGGACCTGCCGGGGGGAACCAGTCGGAGTCACCCCGCCCTGCTCAGCTCCTCGCGAACCACCCGCCGCAGAAGCTCCTCGAGCGAATGCCGCTCGATGTGCTCGCGCAACGCGTTGTTGATGAGCGTCTGGTAGTTGCCGCCGCCGGCGCGGTTCACCTGGTCGCGGAACCAGTCCAGCACCTCGTCGTCGAGGCGGATGGTGATGCGCGTTTTGCCTGGTGCCGTGGGGAACACTGCGCCACGGACACCCTTGGAGAGATCGTATTCGTCTTTCATGGCTCACCTGCGGCGTACAGCCGCGCTTCGGTGCGAGTGGCCTTGCGCGCGGAGATGATGCGAACGGCGTCTCCACGCCACGTATACGCAACACCAACCAGTCGGCCCAGCGCATCCATCCCGAACGTCACGTATCGTTCTTCTCCAGGATGATCGTCACCCAACGTAATCGCCCGAGGATCATCGAAGACGAACAGGGCATCGGCAATATCGACCCCGTGCTTCGCGAGGTTAACCGCCGCCTTCCCGTCGTCCCACTCGAATTCGGCCTCGCCAAATGTATGCACGATTGTACACCTCCGTCAAGGGTGGAGCACAACATGGGGAAAGGGCCCGACAAATCCTCCAAAACGCACCGGCCCCGCGCAGTGCGAGGCCGGTCGTTCGTTCGGCAGATCCGAGGGACGGTTCACTCCGCCCATTTCGCTGGGAAAACTTAAGCAGCTCCGGGGAACCGTCAATGCGACGGCCGGCCATCAACAGAACACGGCCAGGGCTCGTACACTCGTGCGCACCGGTGGCGCGTTCGTCACTTCGCCGCGGCAGGGATTGCCAACGGGGCATTTCCTCCGACGAACCAAAAAGCAGACCGGCCCCGCTCATCGCGGGGCCGGTCCCTTCCATCGAGGATGTGGTTGGCGTGAGCCTACTTCGCCGCGCGGGCAGTGCCGTAGAGGATGGCCTTCTTCACCTCGCCGATGGCCTTCGTGATCTTGATCTCGCGGGGGCAGGCCTCGGTGCAGTTGAAGATGGTGCGGCAGCGCCAGACACCCTCGCGGTCGTTCAGCCGCTCCAGCCGCTCCTGCGCCGCGTCGTCGCGGCTGTCGAAGATGAAGCGGTGCGCGTTCACGATCGCGGCCGGTCCCACGAACTCCTCGTTGGCCCAGAAGCTGGGGCAGCTGGTGGTGCACGCCGCGCAGAGGATGCACTTGGTGGTGTCGTCGAAGCGCTCGCGGTCTTCCACGCTCTGCAGGCGCTCGCGCTCGGGGGGGCGGGCGTCGTTGATGAAGAAGGGGAGCACGGAGCGGTACTGCGCGAAGAACGGCTCCATGTCCACCACCAGGTCCTTGATCACCCGGAAGCCCATCAGCGGCTCCACGGTCACGCGGTCGCCCACGTCGCGCACCAGCACCTTGCAGGCGAGCCGGTTCACGCCGTTGATGCGCATCGCGTCGGACCCGCAGATCCCGTGGGCGCAGCTGCGGCGGTAGGTCAGGGCGCCGTCCTGGTACCACTTGACCATGTTCAGCGCGTCGAGCACGCGGTCGGTGGGCTCCACCTCCACCACGTGCTCCCGGTAGTACGGGACCTCGTCGGTCTCGGGATTGTAGCGCAGGATGCGAAGCGTCAGCCGGCTCATCAGTACACCCGCTCCTTGGGCTGGAACTTCGTGATCACCACGGGCTTGTAGGTGATGGAGAGCGACCCGTCGTCGCCGCGCGTGACCAGCGTGTGCTTCAGCCAGTTCACGTCGTCGCGCTTCTCGTAGTCCTCGCGCATGTGGGCGCCGCGGCTCTCGGTGCGGTTCAGCGCGCCCAGCGTGGCCACCTCGGCCAGGTCGAGCAGGTTCCCCAGCTCCCACGCCTCCAGCAGGTCGGTGTTGAAGGCGCGCCCCGTGTCCATCACCCCCACCTTCTGGTAGCGCTCCTTCAGCTCGCGCACCTTCGCCAGCGCCTCCGTCATCCCCGGGCCGTTGCGGCTGATGCCGACGTCGTCCTGCATCACGTCCTGCATCTCCTCCCTCAGCTTCGCCGCCGGCTCGCCGCCCTGGTTGGAGAGGAGGCGGCCGAACTGCTCCTCCACCCGCGCCGTGGGGTCGGGCGGAAGCTCGGGCATGTCGGCCGTCTCGCAGAAGCGCGCCATCTCGATCCCCCCGCGCCGGCCGAAGACGACCAGGTCCAGCAGCGAGTTCGTCCCCAGGCGATTCGCCCCGTGCACGGAGACGCAGGCGCACTCCCCCGCGGCGAAGAGGCCGGGGAGGATGGTGTTCTCGGCGTCGATCACCGCGCGGCACCAGGCGTCGGTGGGGATGCCGCCCATCGCGTAGTGCGCGGTGGGCTGGATGGGCATCGGCTCCTTCACCGGGTCCACGCCGAGATACGTCCGGCAGAAGTCGGCGATGTCGGGGAGCTTGTTCTCGATCACGTCCGCACCGAGATGGGTCGCGTCGAGGTAGACGTACTTCTTCCCCCCGATCCCCCGCCCCTCGCGGATCTCCTTGTGAATCGCGCGGGCCACCACGTCGCGCGACGCGAGGTCCTTCATCGTCGGCGCGTAGCGCTCCATGAAGCGCTCGCCGTGGTCGTTGCGCAGCACGCCGCCCTCGCCGCGCACGCCCTCGGTGATCAGGATCCCCAGCCGGTAGATCCCCGTGGGGTGGAACTGGTAGAACTCCATGTCCTCCAGCGGCACCCCGGCGCGGAGCGCCACGGCCACCCCGTCGCCCGTGTTGGCGTGCGCGTTGGAGGTGATGGACCAGATGCGGCCGAATCCCCCCGTCGCGAACTCCACCGCCTTCGCGTGGAAGACGTGCAGGTCGCCGGTATGCACGTGCCAGGCGACCACGCCGGCGCAGCGGCCGTCGTGGATCAGCACGTCGACTACCTGGAACTCGTCGTAGAAGTCGACGCCGTTCTTGATGCAGTTCTGGTAGAGCGTCTGCAGGATCATGTGCCCGGTGCGGTCGGCCGCGTAGCACGACCGGCGCACCGGCCCCTGCCCGAAGTGGTGCGTGTGCCCGCCGAACGGCCGCTGGGCGATCTTCCCGTCCGCCGTCCGCGAGAAGGGGAGTCCCATGTGCTCCAGCTCGATGATGACGGGAACCGCCTCCTCGCACATGGTCTCGATGGCGTCCTGGTCGCCCAGGTAGTCCGACCCCTTCACGGTGTCGAACGCGTGCCACTCGGGGTGGTCTTCCTCGAGGTTCGCCAGCGCGGCGCAGATGCCGCCCTGCGCGGCCCCCGTGTGCGAGCGCGTGGGGTAGAGCTTGGAGATGACCGCCGTGCGGAGGTTCGGGTTGCGGGAGAGGTAGATGGCCGTCATCAGCCCCGCCCCGCCGCCGCCCACCACCAGGGCGTCGTAGGTGTGCGTGTGGATCATGCCGGGTGCGCGGGGACCGCGGGGTTGAACGTCAGCAGCGCGAAGATCCCCCAGGCCAGCGAGGCCAGGACGATCGCGTAGAGCACCACCTTGGTCGCCACGCGCGGGCCCGGGCGGCGGACGTAGTCCTCGATCGAGTACCGCAGCCCGTTCAGCCCGTGCAGCATGGCGAAGGTGATGAGCCCCACGTTGAACAGGCGCCAGAACGGGTTGGTCCAGCGCTCGCGGACCAGGTTCGAATCCAGGTGCTCCACGCCCACGACCAGGTTCCACCAGGTCAGGTGGTAGAGCGCCATGAACACCAGGACCAGCCCGCTGATGCGCATGAAGAACCACGCGTACAGCTCGAAGTTGCTGCGCTGGTCCCGCTTCGGGCGGTCGTAGCCGCCGCGCGGGTTGCGGACGAGCGAGCTCATGGCCGCACCTCCGTGGCCGGCGGGGTGGCGGCCGGCGGCTGGGCGGGGCCGCGGTAGTCGGAGATGTCGGGGTTGGCCGCCCGCATCCGCGCCTCGTGCCGCGCCGTCCCCGGCTCGTCGCGCAGGCCGAAGAGCGGGGCCAGCATGATCCAGGCGACGGGGAGGATCAGGATCACCGCCGCGCCGACCGCCGCCAGGGAGAGCCTGCGCTGGTGCAGCATGGTCGCCGGCCAGAAGTCCTGCACGATGATGCGCAGCCCGTTCAGCGCGTGGAAGAGCACGGAGAAGAAGATCAGCAGCTCGGCGACGCGGAACAGCGGGTTGCGGTAGATGTCCAGCGCGTGGTCGTACAGCCCCGGCCAGTAGATGACGATGGCCGTGTCGATCACGTGGATGATCAGGAAGAGGAGGATGCCCAGGCCGGTGGCCCGGTGCAGGAGCCAGGTCCACATCCCCTCGCGGCCGCGGTAGCGGAGCGCGGTCCACATCCCGCGGACCTTGTGCGCCGTGCCCATCGTATCGGTTCTCCGTGTGAACGGAAATTCGCCCCGGCCGCCATGGACAGACGCCGCGCACCCGGCCGTGCGGGGCGCGGCGCGCGTCCACCGGCGGCGCTCGTTACTGGACCAGCTTCATCGGCTCGAGGACCGCGTCGGCGCTGGCCTGGAGCGCGGCGCGCTCGTCGTCGGTCAGCTCCACCTCGATCACCTTCTCCACCCCGTTCCGGCCCAGGAGGACGGGGACGCCGAGGAACAGGTCGTTGAAGCCGTACTCGCCCTGCAGCCACGCGGCACAGGGGAGGATGCGCTTCTTGTCCTTGACGATGGCCTCGGCCATCTGCACCGCGCCGGCGCTGGGCGCGTAGTACGCCGACCCGGTCTTCAGGAAGCCCACGATCTCCGCGCCGCCGGTGCGGGTGCGCTGCACGATGGCATCCAGCTTGTCCTTCGCGATCAGCTGGGTGACGGGGATGCCGCTGACGGTGGTGTAGGAGATAAGCGGCACCATGGTGTCGCCGTGGCCGCCCAGCACCATGGCCTGGATGTCCTCGACGCTGACGCCGATCTCCATGGCCAGGAAGGCGCGGTAGCGGGCGGTGTCGAGCACTCCGGCCATCCCCACCACGCGCTCGCGGGGGAAGCCGCTGGCCTTCATCGCCACGTAGCACATCACGTCCAGCGGGTTGCTGACCATGATGATGATGGCGTTGGGGCTGACGCGGGCGATGTTCTCGCTGACCTGGCGGACGATGTTGGCGTTGGTGTTCAGCAGGTCGTCGCGGCTCATCCCCGGCTTCCGGGCGATGCCGGCGGTGACGATGTAGATGCCGCTCCCCGCGCTCTCCTCGTAGCCGTTGGTGCCGATCACGCGGCTGTCGAAGCCCTCGATGGGCGCCGACTGCCACTGGTCCAGTCCCTTCCCCTGCGGGATCCCCTCCACGACGTCGATCAGCACCACCTCGCGCGCCAGCTCCTTCTCGGCGACGCGCTGGGCGGCGGTGGCACCCACGTTCCCCGCCCCCACGACCGTAATCTTGTCCATGACCCGTTCTGGTTCTCTGTGCGTTTTTGGTGGCCCGCGCGCGCAAAGCGCCCTCGGGCGCGGGGAACATAGACCGCGCTCCGGGGCGTGTCAAACGCACTCGGGTATCACCGTCAACCGGGTACAACGAAGGGGGATCGGGGGGTGATGGTGGAGATTCGGGGCTGCTCGGAAGCAGGTGGCGAGGGGTGATTGGAATCGCTGCAACA
This region includes:
- a CDS encoding TonB-dependent receptor, coding for MKIASYAALALALLASPLAAQQPTPGAARPPGAPPGQPPAAGPGEIRGTVVDATSNAPVSAASVAVWSRADSALVAGAIARPDGSFRIEGLRPGSYYLKVSMMGFESRTTPTLTIEAASPRVNAGAIRLARGAVALQGITATGERQAVAIAPDRNTYSTRQVAPAATTASEVLEAVPSVQVDADGKVSLRGNENVVVQINGRPSPLRGTQLAGYLKQLPANTLERVEVIPNPSARQDPEGMAGIINIVLKQNVDLGVSGGMTLAASTADRYTAAGNLGYQVGKVTLFASYGFNTDDRSMAGINDRTRLASSTPLSYTEQDLSGSNGNWGHNFNGTLDYRLSQRNSLYTGLQVNVRGATDASLSDYDELDATHSLIDQYQRIRDSNANGRMFDFNAGFRRTLQPQRHELTAEVRFNRAEDEDRTNLWRQPFASTTTLLDREVDRTDAVTQQLTAQLDYTRMLGEHTKLETGYKGYARWHDRDFNVLKDSLGTGNWTPSDLSNELALDEQVNAVYGVVSQTAGKFELQGGLRAEYAGRTFSLASTGEEFPHDYWSVFPSGLVAWNFSQHDQVKLSYSRRIRRPGTQELNPFPVFFDLQNVFLGNPQLNPEYTDAVELGFQHSARIGSLQFSPFYRRTTDVIRFIVNTADTVAGREVTSVSFKNLDTGTSWGADLNGSLRYGPFSGLAGLNVFTMVTEGGSGEADLASRAVAWSGRVNGTFNLSPRTSLTAMYFYRSPMNIERGRFDAFGFANFSLRQKVYGDKATVTLRVSDPFNQQRFRVRAGDDNIIQLTERQFTSRAVHVTFQYNFGRPPRARPQRPQEQQPQPATPFGGS
- a CDS encoding BrnA antitoxin family protein; this encodes MKDEYDLSKGVRGAVFPTAPGKTRITIRLDDEVLDWFRDQVNRAGGGNYQTLINNALREHIERHSLEELLRRVVREELSRAG
- a CDS encoding BrnT family toxin — protein: MHTFGEAEFEWDDGKAAVNLAKHGVDIADALFVFDDPRAITLGDDHPGEERYVTFGMDALGRLVGVAYTWRGDAVRIISARKATRTEARLYAAGEP
- a CDS encoding succinate dehydrogenase iron-sulfur subunit — translated: MSRLTLRILRYNPETDEVPYYREHVVEVEPTDRVLDALNMVKWYQDGALTYRRSCAHGICGSDAMRINGVNRLACKVLVRDVGDRVTVEPLMGFRVIKDLVVDMEPFFAQYRSVLPFFINDARPPERERLQSVEDRERFDDTTKCILCAACTTSCPSFWANEEFVGPAAIVNAHRFIFDSRDDAAQERLERLNDREGVWRCRTIFNCTEACPREIKITKAIGEVKKAILYGTARAAK
- the sdhA gene encoding succinate dehydrogenase flavoprotein subunit, yielding MIHTHTYDALVVGGGGAGLMTAIYLSRNPNLRTAVISKLYPTRSHTGAAQGGICAALANLEEDHPEWHAFDTVKGSDYLGDQDAIETMCEEAVPVIIELEHMGLPFSRTADGKIAQRPFGGHTHHFGQGPVRRSCYAADRTGHMILQTLYQNCIKNGVDFYDEFQVVDVLIHDGRCAGVVAWHVHTGDLHVFHAKAVEFATGGFGRIWSITSNAHANTGDGVAVALRAGVPLEDMEFYQFHPTGIYRLGILITEGVRGEGGVLRNDHGERFMERYAPTMKDLASRDVVARAIHKEIREGRGIGGKKYVYLDATHLGADVIENKLPDIADFCRTYLGVDPVKEPMPIQPTAHYAMGGIPTDAWCRAVIDAENTILPGLFAAGECACVSVHGANRLGTNSLLDLVVFGRRGGIEMARFCETADMPELPPDPTARVEEQFGRLLSNQGGEPAAKLREEMQDVMQDDVGISRNGPGMTEALAKVRELKERYQKVGVMDTGRAFNTDLLEAWELGNLLDLAEVATLGALNRTESRGAHMREDYEKRDDVNWLKHTLVTRGDDGSLSITYKPVVITKFQPKERVY
- the sdhC gene encoding succinate dehydrogenase, cytochrome b556 subunit; amino-acid sequence: MGTAHKVRGMWTALRYRGREGMWTWLLHRATGLGILLFLIIHVIDTAIVIYWPGLYDHALDIYRNPLFRVAELLIFFSVLFHALNGLRIIVQDFWPATMLHQRRLSLAAVGAAVILILPVAWIMLAPLFGLRDEPGTARHEARMRAANPDISDYRGPAQPPAATPPATEVRP
- the mdh gene encoding malate dehydrogenase, whose amino-acid sequence is MDKITVVGAGNVGATAAQRVAEKELAREVVLIDVVEGIPQGKGLDQWQSAPIEGFDSRVIGTNGYEESAGSGIYIVTAGIARKPGMSRDDLLNTNANIVRQVSENIARVSPNAIIIMVSNPLDVMCYVAMKASGFPRERVVGMAGVLDTARYRAFLAMEIGVSVEDIQAMVLGGHGDTMVPLISYTTVSGIPVTQLIAKDKLDAIVQRTRTGGAEIVGFLKTGSAYYAPSAGAVQMAEAIVKDKKRILPCAAWLQGEYGFNDLFLGVPVLLGRNGVEKVIEVELTDDERAALQASADAVLEPMKLVQ